The window TCCACGGCTGGCTCTCGCCCGCCGACATGGACCGCGTGGCCGAGGAGCTGGGTCTCTCGCCCGTCTACGTGCGCGGTGTCGCGACCTTCTACACGATGTACAACAAGGCGCCGGTCGGCACGTACCTCGTGCAGGTCTGCACCAACGTGTGCTGCAACATCTGCGGCGCCGACGAGGTGATGGAGGCGTTCCTCGAGCAGACCGGCACCGAGCCCGGAGAAATCTCCGCCGACGGGCAGTTCACGTGCATCCCGGCGGAGTGCCTCGGGGCGTGCGGGTTCCCGACGGTGGTGCAGGTCAACGAGCGCTACTTCGAGAACGTCACGCCGGACGACGTGCCTGCGATCCTCGAGCGGCTGCGCCGTGAGGCGCCGAAGCAGGAGCGCTGAATGGCATACCCGTACAAGCACGAGCGCGAGACGCGCGTCCTGACGGAAGCCTTCGGCGACCCGGCGGCGCGGACCATCGAAGGGTGGAAGAAGTACGGCGGCTACGAGGCGCTCCGGCAGGCGCTCGGCATGGCGCCGAACGACGTGATCGAGGTCGTGAAGGCGAGCGGCCTGCGTGGCCGCGGCGGTGCGGGGTTCCCGACGGGTGTGAAGTGGTCGTTCAT of the Longimicrobiales bacterium genome contains:
- a CDS encoding NAD(P)H-dependent oxidoreductase subunit E — protein: MAESKTELRGGNDGWAGERGDFAHLPEADVRGTSYVGVRPPEGRAAGGACSYPYQLAEKQPDAPLFEGPYRERLEKIKSRYPDAQGALLPTLNLAQEIHGWLSPADMDRVAEELGLSPVYVRGVATFYTMYNKAPVGTYLVQVCTNVCCNICGADEVMEAFLEQTGTEPGEISADGQFTCIPAECLGACGFPTVVQVNERYFENVTPDDVPAILERLRREAPKQER